The following proteins are co-located in the Paraburkholderia phytofirmans PsJN genome:
- a CDS encoding LysE family translocator, translated as MSTTSLFLTAAGVGLAIAAPVGPMGMLCIRRTLTGGPRAGLAIGFGIATGDAAYGLIAALGLVSISQFMLAYDRPLHLLAGLFLLYLGVRTLLQKVPADASTGEGNGKLAQVGRAGALRAYASSLLLTLTNPQTVIMFAALFTTLAPRGAFSSSIALTTVGGVFCGSIAWWCFLVTVVSLARHAIGSKLRVAIDKIVGFTLAAFGVVEIRRAL; from the coding sequence ATGTCCACCACCAGTCTTTTCCTTACCGCCGCTGGCGTCGGCCTCGCGATTGCCGCGCCGGTCGGCCCGATGGGCATGCTGTGTATCCGCCGCACGCTGACCGGCGGTCCGCGAGCGGGGCTTGCCATCGGTTTCGGCATCGCGACCGGCGACGCCGCCTATGGTTTGATCGCGGCGCTCGGCCTCGTCAGCATCTCGCAGTTCATGCTCGCGTACGACCGGCCCTTGCATCTGCTGGCCGGGTTGTTCCTGTTGTATCTGGGGGTGCGCACGCTGCTGCAGAAAGTGCCCGCCGATGCGTCGACCGGCGAAGGCAACGGCAAGCTTGCGCAAGTGGGCCGCGCCGGCGCGCTGCGCGCGTACGCGAGTTCCTTGCTGCTCACGCTGACCAATCCGCAAACGGTCATCATGTTCGCCGCGCTGTTCACGACGCTCGCCCCGCGCGGCGCGTTCTCATCGAGCATTGCGCTGACCACGGTCGGCGGCGTGTTTTGCGGTTCGATCGCGTGGTGGTGTTTTCTCGTGACCGTGGTGTCGCTCGCGCGTCATGCGATCGGCAGCAAACTGCGTGTGGCCATCGACAAGATTGTCGGGTTCACGCTGGCGGCGTTCGGCGTCGTGGAAATTCGCCGGGCGCTTTGA
- a CDS encoding BON domain-containing protein, whose protein sequence is MKSVGFLKTLGSVVAMVVACNVYAQASDATATGTTAAPAASAKATKKANSQLGRKVRSALAKTQGVDVSNIAVRARGGAVTLTGSVPDQGQIDAAGQAAKGVAGVTSVSNKLTVVQQ, encoded by the coding sequence ATGAAATCGGTCGGTTTTCTGAAAACGCTGGGTTCGGTTGTGGCAATGGTGGTGGCGTGCAATGTGTACGCTCAGGCAAGCGACGCAACGGCAACCGGCACGACCGCCGCGCCGGCTGCGAGCGCCAAGGCGACCAAGAAGGCGAATAGCCAGCTGGGCCGCAAGGTGCGTAGCGCGCTGGCCAAGACACAAGGTGTCGACGTGTCGAACATCGCCGTGCGTGCTCGTGGCGGCGCAGTGACGCTGACGGGTTCGGTGCCTGACCAAGGCCAGATCGACGCTGCCGGCCAGGCCGCCAAGGGCGTTGCCGGCGTGACGTCGGTGTCGAACAAGCTGACCGTTGTGCAGCAGTAA
- a CDS encoding sulfite exporter TauE/SafE family protein, which yields MALPHIDLLYSVSGLFVGFLVGLTGVGGGSLMTPILVLLFNVHPATAVGTDLLYAAATKATGTLVHGLKGSVDWQVTLRLAAGSVPAATITLILLHRFGMDTPGAGRLIQVVLGAALLVTAVALVFRPQLAALGARKQRTPRQGRTLALTMLTGAVLGVLVSLTSVGAGAIGVTVLLLLYPLLPTTRIVGSDIAHAVPLTLLAGAGHWLLGSIDWSMLLSLLVGSLPGIAIGSYLSSRAPDKLLRNLLAATLTLVGVRLVLA from the coding sequence ATGGCACTTCCCCACATCGATCTGCTGTACTCCGTCTCCGGCCTGTTTGTCGGCTTTCTGGTCGGACTGACGGGCGTCGGCGGCGGCTCGCTGATGACGCCGATCCTGGTCCTGCTGTTCAACGTGCATCCGGCCACCGCGGTCGGCACCGATCTGCTGTACGCGGCCGCCACCAAGGCGACCGGCACGCTGGTGCACGGCCTGAAGGGCTCGGTCGACTGGCAGGTCACGCTGCGCCTCGCCGCTGGCAGCGTGCCGGCGGCCACCATCACGCTGATCCTGCTGCATCGTTTTGGGATGGACACGCCGGGCGCCGGCCGACTGATCCAGGTCGTGCTCGGCGCGGCGTTGCTGGTGACGGCGGTGGCGCTGGTATTTCGTCCGCAACTCGCGGCGCTCGGCGCGCGCAAGCAGCGCACGCCGCGTCAGGGACGCACGCTCGCGCTCACCATGCTGACCGGCGCGGTGCTCGGCGTGCTGGTGTCGCTGACTTCGGTCGGGGCGGGCGCGATCGGCGTGACGGTGTTGCTGCTGCTCTATCCGCTCTTGCCGACCACGCGCATTGTCGGCTCGGACATCGCGCATGCGGTGCCGCTCACTCTGCTGGCGGGCGCCGGCCATTGGCTGCTCGGCTCGATCGACTGGTCGATGCTGCTGTCGTTGCTGGTGGGCTCGCTGCCGGGCATCGCGATAGGCAGCTATCTGTCGTCGCGCGCGCCGGACAAGCTGCTGCGCAATCTGCTCGCCGCCACGCTCACGCTGGTTGGCGTGCGCCTCGTGCTGGCCTGA